The following are encoded together in the Candidatus Omnitrophota bacterium genome:
- a CDS encoding Do family serine endopeptidase, whose protein sequence is MFLFNIFQKNKFALLSFALLVGLIIGLTLTARFNIDTKTQSADFDYTSGSQANVFEDNSFENAVINVAERIGKAVVSISSESVQQRKYSKRYSAPFSEGPFEDDFFNKFFDDFLGQLPDREFKSIGLGSGVIIDANGYILTNEHVVKNADKLTVKLSDGREFKAVLKGSDSRSDLAVIKIDANNLPTAVLGDSRELKIGQWVVAVGNPFGFALQNPEPTVTAGVVSALHRSLGRAFGREKDYSDLIQTDAAINPGNSGGPLVNLKGEIIGINVAIFSTSGGYEGIGFAIPINNAKRIVSKLIKGEEVVYGWLGITIQNIDEKLTTYMKLDSAEGVLVVNVLEDGPAKEAGMKSSDVILEFDNNRIKDTRDLLKVVGESVVGNKAKIVVMRDGRRTTLQVKIGQRPSEEKLASGRVDSGDIKERWRGLAVEGLNESLRRRYKIEERNGVVVVDVEPASLADDAGIVVGDIIVELNKNEVSNIVDFNRIKENVKGDCLVRTSRGYFVISSK, encoded by the coding sequence ATGTTTCTGTTTAATATTTTTCAAAAGAATAAATTTGCCCTGCTTTCGTTTGCCCTTTTAGTCGGGTTGATTATTGGCTTGACTCTGACAGCAAGGTTTAATATAGACACTAAGACGCAGAGTGCTGATTTTGATTATACATCAGGCAGCCAGGCAAATGTATTTGAGGATAACTCGTTTGAGAATGCCGTAATCAATGTTGCTGAGAGAATAGGCAAGGCGGTTGTGTCTATAAGTTCAGAATCTGTACAGCAGAGAAAATATAGCAAGAGATATAGCGCTCCTTTTAGCGAAGGTCCTTTTGAGGATGATTTCTTCAATAAATTCTTTGACGATTTTCTTGGTCAGTTGCCGGATAGAGAGTTTAAGAGTATAGGTCTGGGCTCAGGCGTTATAATTGATGCTAACGGCTACATCCTCACAAATGAACATGTAGTGAAAAATGCAGATAAGTTGACAGTAAAACTTTCTGATGGCAGAGAGTTCAAGGCAGTGCTTAAGGGCTCTGATTCGCGTTCTGATCTGGCAGTAATTAAGATTGATGCGAATAATCTGCCTACTGCAGTCCTGGGTGACTCTCGTGAATTAAAGATTGGGCAATGGGTTGTTGCTGTTGGTAATCCTTTTGGTTTTGCCTTGCAGAATCCAGAGCCTACTGTTACCGCAGGGGTTGTAAGTGCCTTGCATCGTTCTTTAGGGCGTGCCTTTGGCCGGGAAAAGGATTATTCTGATCTTATCCAGACTGATGCAGCAATCAACCCTGGTAATTCAGGCGGGCCGTTGGTTAATCTTAAGGGAGAGATTATTGGTATAAACGTGGCAATATTTTCTACCAGCGGTGGCTATGAGGGCATAGGATTTGCTATTCCCATAAATAATGCCAAGCGTATAGTTTCAAAATTGATAAAAGGCGAGGAAGTTGTATACGGTTGGCTTGGGATTACGATCCAGAATATTGATGAAAAATTAACCACATATATGAAATTGGATTCGGCAGAAGGAGTTTTGGTAGTGAACGTGCTTGAGGATGGACCTGCTAAGGAAGCAGGCATGAAGAGTTCAGATGTGATTTTGGAATTTGATAATAATAGAATAAAAGATACTCGCGATCTTCTTAAGGTTGTAGGTGAGAGTGTTGTAGGAAACAAGGCTAAAATTGTTGTTATGCGCGATGGAAGACGCACAACATTACAGGTTAAGATTGGCCAGCGGCCGAGTGAAGAAAAATTAGCATCTGGCAGAGTTGACTCAGGTGACATTAAGGAAAGATGGCGGGGATTGGCCGTTGAAGGCTTAAACGAGTCGCTTAGACGCCGTTATAAAATCGAAGAAAGAAACGGCGTAGTAGTAGTTGATGTAGAACCAGCTTCCCTGGCTGATGATGCTGGTATAGTTGTGGGTGATATAATAGTGGAATTAAACAAAAATGAGGTTTCCAATATCGTTGATTTTAACCGGATTAAGGAAAACGTAAAAGGCGATTGTCTAGTCAGGACATCGCGTGGTTATTTTGTCATTTCTTCCAAATGA
- the recA gene encoding recombinase RecA has protein sequence MSIPKKKEDVSTSVNERQKALELALNQIEKQFGKGSIMKLGSNVVLNIDSIPTGAFSLDLALGVGGIPRGRVIEIFGPESSGKTTLTLSVICQAQKKGGVAAFIDAEHAFDSAYAKKIGINLDDLLISQPDTGEQALEIVETLVRSNAVDLVVIDSVAALTPRAEIEGEMGDTFIGLQARLMSQALRKLTAAISKSKTSVIFINQIRMKIGIMFGNPETTPGGRALKFYSSVRIDLRRLGVIKSGDEVIGNKVRARIVKNKVAPPFKETEFEIFYKEGIDWLGNLLDTAAKCEIVEKSGTWYVYEKLKLGQGKEKAKQYLKDNQKLIKEIEAKIKEAIKDKM, from the coding sequence ATGAGTATTCCTAAGAAAAAAGAAGACGTATCCACAAGTGTTAATGAGCGTCAGAAGGCCTTGGAATTAGCCCTTAATCAGATTGAGAAACAATTTGGTAAGGGCTCGATTATGAAGTTGGGTTCAAATGTGGTTTTGAATATAGATTCAATACCAACAGGTGCATTTTCCCTTGATTTGGCTTTAGGCGTCGGAGGTATACCGCGCGGCAGGGTAATAGAGATATTTGGCCCAGAGTCATCGGGAAAAACAACACTTACTTTAAGCGTAATATGCCAGGCCCAGAAAAAAGGCGGGGTGGCGGCTTTTATTGATGCTGAACATGCCTTTGATTCTGCCTACGCCAAGAAAATAGGTATTAATCTTGATGATTTGTTGATTTCTCAGCCTGATACTGGAGAACAGGCATTGGAAATCGTAGAGACCCTAGTCCGTTCTAATGCCGTAGATCTAGTAGTTATTGATTCTGTCGCTGCCTTGACCCCGCGTGCTGAGATTGAAGGTGAAATGGGAGATACATTTATTGGATTACAGGCGCGCCTAATGAGCCAGGCCTTGCGAAAGCTTACTGCCGCTATCAGTAAATCCAAGACATCCGTGATTTTTATTAATCAGATTAGGATGAAGATTGGGATTATGTTTGGGAATCCTGAGACAACCCCGGGTGGCAGGGCTTTAAAGTTCTATTCATCAGTGCGAATTGATTTGCGCCGTCTGGGAGTCATCAAATCTGGCGATGAGGTTATCGGCAATAAAGTAAGGGCGCGGATTGTAAAAAACAAAGTTGCGCCACCATTTAAAGAAACAGAATTTGAAATTTTTTACAAGGAAGGCATTGATTGGTTAGGCAATTTATTAGATACTGCGGCCAAATGCGAAATTGTCGAAAAATCTGGGACCTGGTATGTATATGAAAAACTAAAATTAGGCCAAGGTAAAGAAAAGGCAAAGCAATATCTAAAAGATAATCAAAAACTTATAAAAGAGATTGAGGCAAAGATTAAGGAAGCTATTAAGGATAAAATGTAA